The segment AATCACATCGCCTTGTTTGCACTGATAACTTGCGATATCTAGTACTCGCCCATTAACAGTCACATGCCCATGATTAACTAGTTGGCGAGCACCTGGGATAGTGGGACCAAAACCTAATCTGAAGCAAACATTATCCAATCTGTTTTCTAAAAGCTTTAGCAAGTTGGTACCTGTCGAGCCTTCTAGCGCTCTGGCTTTTTTCACGTACCTGACAAGTTGTCTTTCAGAGATTCCATAATTGAATCTTAGTTTTTGTTTCTCCTCTAAGCGGATCGCGTATTCTGAGCGCTTGCGACGGGCTTGGCCGTGCTGACCTGGTGGATTTGACCGCTTTGCGGCCTTCCTAGTGAGACCTGGTAGATCTCCCAAGCGACGCGTGATCCTCAATCGAGGTCCACGATATCGAGACATAATTAATAAAATAAGGGATAATCGTGATAGTTCATCCATCAAGCTGATTAAATAACTTGAGGGCTTATATGCACGAACTTTCTACTCTATCTCGTCGCCAGCCAAATAAGTTGAATAATGCTTTAGGCGTTCTTCTATTGGCCTTAATTCGATTCTATCGACAGTGGTTTTCGCCAATATTGGGACCTAATTGTCGGTTCATTCCTACATGTAGTGAGTATGGACTAGAAGCAATATCCCGTCATGGTCCCTGGAAAGGAGGATGGCTTACGGTGAAAAGGCTGTCACGGTGCCATCCTTTCACCCCTTGTGGCTGTGACCCTGTGCCTGATTAACACGTATGTTGAAATTAGTCTTATATAGTCGAATTGGGTGCTGCTTGTGCCAAGGGCTTGAGACAAAGCTCAGAACTATTTTTTTGCAAAATCTGCTTCCTGATATTCAATTAATCGTTAAAGACATTGATGGTAAGGATATAACTGATATCGAAAGAACTCGTTACTCAATGGAAGTTCCCGTTTTGCTTTTGAAATCAAAAAAATTAGAACAATCATTTGAACTTCCAAGAGTATCCCCACGTCTCAATCAGCACGCTCTTTTAGACTGGCTTAATAAGAATATTAAGGGGAAAATAAAAAGGATCAATTAGTCCTACCTTCTGCTTATTTTGAAATGATTAAGAGCTTTCACTCACTGTTGCAAGCGGTAAAGATAGAGATACCTCCAAACCTTGAAGACCCTTTTATTAGCGGAATATCTTCTGATTCTCGGAATATCAATAAAGGTGATTTGTTTGTTGGAATACCTGGGGAGAATGTAGATGGCGGATGTTATTGCTCTCAAGCTTTCTCGGGCGGTGCCGTAGCGGCTATTGTTGGGCCTTCAACTACTAATCAGATACCTCAGGATAAGAAAAACTTTGTTTTAGTGGTTCCTGATCCAGTTACGAAATACCTAGGAGAATTGTCAGCAGAATTTTGGGGTAATCCTTCTTTGAAAATGCGGCTAATTGGTGTGACTGGAACAAATGGCAAAACGACTACAACTCATTTAATTGAATTTCTCAGTAAAGCAGTTGGAGAAGAGACAGCCTTGTTCGGCACTTTGGTGAACCGTTGGCCGATGCATAGTGAAACTTCTACACATACCACTCTGTTTGGTGATTCTTTGCACTCAAAACTTGCTAGTGCATCTTCTAAAGGGGCCTCTTTGGGAGCGATGGAAGTAAGTTCACATGCGCTCTCTCAATATCGTGTCGCTGGAATAAAGTTTTCGGGAGCTGTATTTACGAATTTGACTCAGGATCATTTGGATTACCACGATACAATGGAGACATACTTTGAGGCAAAGTCTCGACTCTTTAAATCACCTTTAATGGTTTTGAGTGAAACTAGGGTTGTAGTTAACATTGATGATGAATGGGGTGCTCGTCTTGCGAAAAGCTTAGGTGACTGCTGTTGGAGATCCTCTATTGACTCAAAGGTTATCGAATCAGAGAAGCCTGAACTCTTTATGAGGGATCTGAAAATGACTTCTGATGGGGTTGAAGGAGTTTTATTTACACCCTTAGGGAGCGGTTCTTTTAGATCTGCTTTGATAGGAGGGTTTAATTTAATGAATCTACTTCAAGCAATTGGAGTCCTTGTGCAACAAGGCTTGAATATTGATGAACTATTGGTGGCAAGTGAAAAGTTTCCAGGTGTTCCTGGAAGGATGGAAAAAGTTGAAATTTTAAATCCTTCTAATAATTTAGATTTTCCAACTGTTTTAATAGATTATGCGCATACACCTGACGGCTTGAGAAATGCTTTGCTTGCACTTAAACCATTTACCTTGGGTAGGCTTATATGTTTATTTGGCTGTGGTGGTGATAGAGATAAAAGTAAGAGGCCCAAGATGGGTAGCATAGCGGCACAAGTAGCGGATGTACTGATAGTGACATCAGACAACCCTCGCACGGAGCACCCTCAAAGAATTATTGACAATATTCTTGAGGGAATACCTAGGGAAAGAGAAGTTTTTGTTGAATTAGATAGAGCTATAGCTATTGACAGAGCTATTTCCATAGCGCAAAAGGATGATGTAGTATTGATTGCTGGCAAAGGTCATGAGGACTATCAGATTCTTGGTGATCAAAAGATTTACTTTAATGATCGAGAAATTTCAGAGAATATATTTAGAAAAAACCTTGAAAGTCGGCGTTTAGATTCTATTAATTAAAGTTTTCAGGGACTCTGCTAAATTGTCAATTTCTTCAGCTGTAGTCGTGATATGAATGCAAGCACGTAGCCATTCTGGATCTTCAAGAACTCTTATCCAAAGGCCTTTATCCCCTAGTTTTTTAACTAATTCATATGACGAATACTTTGTTGCTGTAGAAAAACTAACTAAGCCTGTAGATGGCCTTCCCGCTAGTACTAGATCTATTCCATCTATAGCCCTTAGTTTTTCCCAAAGCCTTGCGCTCATCTGATTGATTCTTTTTAACCTTTCCATTACATCCCCTTCTTTCTCAAGCAGTTCTAAAGAGCACCTTAATCCTGCTAACAATGGTACACAGGAGGTGGCAATTTCAAAGCGCCGTGCATCTGCATGAAAAGGGTTTGCCTCATGATCATAAATACTTCCTTCGTTTTTTAAACTTTTCCATCCAACTAAAGTTGGGTGTGCGTTTTCTATAACCCTCTGAGAAATTGCAACTCCACCTAGCCCTTCGGGACCACATGCCCATTTATGACTAGTAAATGCATATATATCTGCTTTAGAAGCAGCATCTTGGATCGGTATTTGCCCAAAACTTTGGGCTGCGTCAACTAACAAGAATGGCCTGCATGCATGTGAAGATAGTTTCTCTGCAACTTCCACTATTGGCATTATTACTCCTGTATTCCATAGCAGATGGGACAGGACAACAAGCCTCGTCTCCTCTTTTAAAGCTACGTCTAGAGCCCTGAGTAATTCAGTTGTATTCTTGTCTTGATTATCAATCCCATGCCTTAAAGTCTGAACTGGAAGTATATCTATCTCTAGATTCTTTCGACGGGCAAGTTCTTTGCAAGCTGATACTACTCCGGGGTGCTCGCAATCACTTATTAAAATTCTTTCTCCTGCAGATAATGGCAAGCCCCAAATAGGCAATATACACCCACTAGTGACGTTTTCTGTTAAAGCGATTTGATGTTTATTTACTCCGCATAGGTTGGCTAATTTATTTCGTGTCAATTCAACTTCTTTAGTTACATAGGGCCAAACTTGATTTGTAAATGGACCCAGCTCTTGAATTTTTTCCCAACTACTTATGATCGCATTTAGGGATGGTTCAGGGAGGGGACCTTGGCCTCCATAGTTGAAGTAACTTTTATTTGCCAAGGCAGGCATTGAAAATCTTAAATTGTCCACTGCGTATGAAAGAAGGTTTTGACTGTTATTAAAAAATCTATTTTAGATGGCTATGAAGGTTTGTTTTTCAATTTATAATAGATTAAATTAGTAAAGATAAGCAGAGAAATAATGTGAGCTCAGATGCTTATAAATGTTGAGGACACTTGACCATTACCATGGCTACTGCTGAGAAGTTTAAATTATCAGAATTTTCAATTACTTTTTTCACTTCTTTCACTCCATATTCTGCATTTGCGTCACTATAGGAAAGTAACAAAGACTTGTAAGTATCATTACCTGCAGACCTGTAATCACAAAAATCACTTCCTACTGAATTAAGTAATGCTAGTAATGTGAGTTCCACCATAGGAACTAACTCCCACAGGACAAATGGACTTCATACCTTTTTAACGTAAAAATTCACTTTGAAAAGCTATCTGGATTTGTTGATGCTTGTATTGTTGCAAAAACTAAATGAATTTATTACATCCATCAGGCTTAGGGTTAAGAACCTTTTAATTAATCCTGTGTAGACGTTAAAGGAATAAACTTATTAAGTTGATTTTTCCCTGCGTGAGGATGATCGTATGATTGCTAAGGCTTTTATGGTTTCTGTAGACGAATATGATTTTCTACTTGTTTTAAGAGTATGCAACTAAATACAACTATTAGTACTCGTCGTTAAATGTTTTTAGAATTAATATTCTTGCTATTATTCTAGAAGCTTGATTTGTGATTATTTATAAATTGGGAATTCTTCTTTTCTTTGCTTCAGCAAAGCTCTTCGATTTGTAGAGATGTTCCCCCTACCTCTACAGATTAAAAATATTAGAGGTAGGCAGCAGAGCTGCTATATATAAGCGTGAAAATGATTTTGCTTTGTGCCTAGTAAATAAAAAAGCAAGCCCATAATAAAGACTTGCTCTTTTAAGGATTTTAAAAATTAATCTAGTTTTGATAGTTTACACCCCGATAAGTAAGAAGAGAATGCTCTTGGGCAGCCTCTTGCTTTCGGGTTGTGTAGACGTTGCGCCTATATGTCAACTCAAGTAATTCCTTCCGAGAAGGCCCCTTACTTTGAACATAGGCTTTGCCGCGATAAGTGAGAGTTGTCATGTACAGAGTCCGATTCAATGACCAGGTCCCCGTTCCATGGCCTGGTTCGAACTTGCGCCCTGAAAATATCAGGGTGAACGTTTTGTAGCATCCGCTACAATATTTATTTTTGCCGAATTTCTTAGCCTTTTGTAGTTCGAGAGGATACAAAACACTGTATTTTCAGTTTTGGTTAAGATTTCCTCGTGAGGGTCTAAAGTAAAACTTGCAAGATAAAGCACGTTCTTCAAGATTCGAGCTTGACTTCGCATTGGTTCATGCCCTTTAAACAGATTGATTGGAAGATGAAGCCACTCTTCTATTTTCTCGGAACTGCTATCCGAATAATGGCGCTAAAGCCGCAAAGATTTTTGGTTTTTCATCTGTACATTCTTTTCATTTATTTAACTGTATATAATGCCCAGTCGAATTCATTCGCAAATAACGGGTTGCTATTTATGTTGTTAATTCTAGGCCCTTTATTCTTTGCAATTAATAGAGGCCTACCTGTTGACTGCCTTAATTATGAGAATGCAATACGAAAGGAAATTGATGCAGGGAAAGGCTAGGCTAAAATACCTATAATTCTTATTCAAAGTACTTGAATTACTTCGCTGACTTCTGGGATCATTTCCCGAAGTTTTCGCTCTATGCCCATCTTTAAAGTCATTGTGCTACTAGGGCAGCTTCCGCATGCGCCTTGAAGGCGAACTTTAACTATTGGGCCATCTATCTCAGCAATTTCTACATTGCCCCCGTCTGCCATTAAAAATGGTCTTAATTCATCAAGAACTTTTTCGACATTTTCTTGGGTAAGTGCAAGTGCCTCTTCAGCCATAATCTTGATAGATTGATTTATTTTCTTTGAGCTTAGTTAATAAACTCATATTCTGGATAATAAAGACAAAATTCAAAGGTGTTTATTTCAGAGGCTCTTGGAGATGAAGATCGTTTTGATGCGGTGCTAATTGGTGCTGGGATTATGAGTTCAACCCTGGCTGTCTTGCTAAGTGAGCTAGAGCCGGGCATTCGCATTTTATTAGTAGAAAGATTAGATGCCCCAGCGTTAGAAAGTAGCTCTGCTTTCAACAACTCAGGCACCGGTCATGCTGCTAATTGCGAATTTAACTACACTCCTGTTTTACCTGGTGGCAATATCCAGATAGCAAAAGCTTTAAACATTAACGCTGCTTTTGAGAGAAGCTTAGAGTTTTGGGCTTCTTTATCTGAGAGAGGACAAATCTCGAAAAATAACTTTCTTAATGTTTTACCTCATATTAGTTTCGTTTGGAAGAAAGATGATGTTCATTTTCTGAAAAATAGGTATTTAAAGCTCAGTGCTACCAAAGCTTTTCAGGGGATGGAATGGAGCAATGATAAGGAAGAACTGAGAGATTGGATGCCAATAGTTATGGGAAGTAGACAACCTAATGAATCAGTTGCTGCAACTCGTGTTCATAGAGGTACAGATATTGATTTTGGTGCATTAACTCGAGCATATTTTGACTTACTTCAGGGCATAGGAACTGTTGAAACTCGTTTCTCTACAGAGGTTCAAGATATTAAGAGAGTTGGTCAAGAGCCATGGCAAATATTTTTAAAGAGTGATGCAGGTGATTGTCGCGTTGAAACAAATTTTGTTTTTTTAGGTGCAGGAGGAGGTGCTTTAACTCTTCTCCAGAAATCTCAGATTCCAGAAAGTACTTTCTATGGTGGGTTCCCAGTTAGTGGGCAATGGTTAATTTGCAATCAAAGCATATTAGCCGAAAAGCATAATGCCAAGGTCTATGGCAAAGCAGAAATTGGTGCACCTCCTATGTCAGTCCCTCATTTAGATACACGTTGGATAGGAGGTAGGCGGTCTCTGCTTTTTGGACCATTTGCAGGATTCAACACAAAGTTTTTAAAAAATGGATCAAACTTAGATTTATTTCGTTCTATTCAACTTGGGAACGTTGGACCAATGCTTCAGGCAGGTTGGAAGAATCTTGATTTAATTCAATACTTAATAGGTCAACTTCAGCAAACCCATACTAGCCGCATTGAATTAATGAGAAACTTCTTTCCTGAAGCGAATCAGAACGATTGGGACTTATCTATTGCAGGTCAACGAGTACAAATCATTAAAAAAACTTCTGATGGCGGGATCTTGAAAATGGGAACTGAGGTTGTCACTTCATCAGATGGCTCTTTGGCAGCTTTATTAGGCGCCTCTCCAGGAGCAAGTACAGCAGTATCAATTATGCTGGAGGTTTTAAATACTTGTTGGGGCGAACAAATGGCTACTGATCTATGGA is part of the Prochlorococcus marinus str. MIT 0919 genome and harbors:
- the rpsD gene encoding 30S ribosomal protein S4 codes for the protein MSRYRGPRLRITRRLGDLPGLTRKAAKRSNPPGQHGQARRKRSEYAIRLEEKQKLRFNYGISERQLVRYVKKARALEGSTGTNLLKLLENRLDNVCFRLGFGPTIPGARQLVNHGHVTVNGRVLDIASYQCKQGDVISIREKKGSKKLAEANLEFPGLANVPPHLELEKSKMSAKVVGKIEREWVAIEINELLVVEYYSRKV
- the yidD gene encoding membrane protein insertion efficiency factor YidD, which gives rise to MHELSTLSRRQPNKLNNALGVLLLALIRFYRQWFSPILGPNCRFIPTCSEYGLEAISRHGPWKGGWLTVKRLSRCHPFTPCGCDPVPD
- a CDS encoding glutaredoxin family protein, which codes for MLKLVLYSRIGCCLCQGLETKLRTIFLQNLLPDIQLIVKDIDGKDITDIERTRYSMEVPVLLLKSKKLEQSFELPRVSPRLNQHALLDWLNKNIKGKIKRIN
- a CDS encoding UDP-N-acetylmuramoyl-L-alanyl-D-glutamate--2,6-diaminopimelate ligase, with product MIKSFHSLLQAVKIEIPPNLEDPFISGISSDSRNINKGDLFVGIPGENVDGGCYCSQAFSGGAVAAIVGPSTTNQIPQDKKNFVLVVPDPVTKYLGELSAEFWGNPSLKMRLIGVTGTNGKTTTTHLIEFLSKAVGEETALFGTLVNRWPMHSETSTHTTLFGDSLHSKLASASSKGASLGAMEVSSHALSQYRVAGIKFSGAVFTNLTQDHLDYHDTMETYFEAKSRLFKSPLMVLSETRVVVNIDDEWGARLAKSLGDCCWRSSIDSKVIESEKPELFMRDLKMTSDGVEGVLFTPLGSGSFRSALIGGFNLMNLLQAIGVLVQQGLNIDELLVASEKFPGVPGRMEKVEILNPSNNLDFPTVLIDYAHTPDGLRNALLALKPFTLGRLICLFGCGGDRDKSKRPKMGSIAAQVADVLIVTSDNPRTEHPQRIIDNILEGIPREREVFVELDRAIAIDRAISIAQKDDVVLIAGKGHEDYQILGDQKIYFNDREISENIFRKNLESRRLDSIN
- a CDS encoding aminotransferase class V-fold PLP-dependent enzyme, with amino-acid sequence MPALANKSYFNYGGQGPLPEPSLNAIISSWEKIQELGPFTNQVWPYVTKEVELTRNKLANLCGVNKHQIALTENVTSGCILPIWGLPLSAGERILISDCEHPGVVSACKELARRKNLEIDILPVQTLRHGIDNQDKNTTELLRALDVALKEETRLVVLSHLLWNTGVIMPIVEVAEKLSSHACRPFLLVDAAQSFGQIPIQDAASKADIYAFTSHKWACGPEGLGGVAISQRVIENAHPTLVGWKSLKNEGSIYDHEANPFHADARRFEIATSCVPLLAGLRCSLELLEKEGDVMERLKRINQMSARLWEKLRAIDGIDLVLAGRPSTGLVSFSTATKYSSYELVKKLGDKGLWIRVLEDPEWLRACIHITTTAEEIDNLAESLKTLINRI
- a CDS encoding DUF4278 domain-containing protein — its product is MTTLTYRGKAYVQSKGPSRKELLELTYRRNVYTTRKQEAAQEHSLLTYRGVNYQN
- a CDS encoding NifU family protein, which codes for MAEEALALTQENVEKVLDELRPFLMADGGNVEIAEIDGPIVKVRLQGACGSCPSSTMTLKMGIERKLREMIPEVSEVIQVL
- a CDS encoding malate:quinone oxidoreductase yields the protein MFISEALGDEDRFDAVLIGAGIMSSTLAVLLSELEPGIRILLVERLDAPALESSSAFNNSGTGHAANCEFNYTPVLPGGNIQIAKALNINAAFERSLEFWASLSERGQISKNNFLNVLPHISFVWKKDDVHFLKNRYLKLSATKAFQGMEWSNDKEELRDWMPIVMGSRQPNESVAATRVHRGTDIDFGALTRAYFDLLQGIGTVETRFSTEVQDIKRVGQEPWQIFLKSDAGDCRVETNFVFLGAGGGALTLLQKSQIPESTFYGGFPVSGQWLICNQSILAEKHNAKVYGKAEIGAPPMSVPHLDTRWIGGRRSLLFGPFAGFNTKFLKNGSNLDLFRSIQLGNVGPMLQAGWKNLDLIQYLIGQLQQTHTSRIELMRNFFPEANQNDWDLSIAGQRVQIIKKTSDGGILKMGTEVVTSSDGSLAALLGASPGASTAVSIMLEVLNTCWGEQMATDLWKERLCRLLPNLGEGLSSEENLLNSRERNNHLLGLGK